In one window of Brassica napus cultivar Da-Ae unplaced genomic scaffold, Da-Ae ScsIHWf_3074;HRSCAF=3885, whole genome shotgun sequence DNA:
- the LOC125603046 gene encoding acylamino-acid-releasing enzyme-like isoform X1: MDSYGTDTVKELDQTSEEEYATQSKLIKEFITIPSIDKAWIFNSGSGPQAMVAMSQANLLANKRRKFMLSGHISKESSNLSVNFHWAPFPVEMTGASAFVPSPSGLKLLVVRNPDDKESPTKFEIWSSSHLEKEFHIPQKVHGSVYVDGWFEGISWNSDETCVAYVAEEPSLPKPTFDHLGYYTKDNVGLDKDIGSWKGQGDWEEEWGEAYAGKRQPALFVINVDSSGEVEHIKGVPRSISVGQVVWSPSSKGSAKYLVFAGWLGDKRKFGIKYCYNRPCSIYAIKFRDASSGSDEPKDNAKEAFPIHNLTKSISSGFSPLFSKDGKFLLFLSAKTAVDSGAHWGTESLHKINWPSDGKLSELADIVDLIPVVNCPDDGCFPGLYVTGLLSDPWLSDGHTLMLSSYWHSCRVILSLNMLSGELSRASPNDSDCSWSVLALDGDDIVAVCSSPVSVPEIKYGKKVVDPAGRPSWQWLDIQNPIFKSSEKVTSGLSSLEFKILKVPVSNVSECLTKGAKKPIEAIYVSSSKSKENGICDPLVVIVHGGPHSVAPCSFSKTLAYLSSIGYSLLIVNYRGSLGFGEDALQSLPGKVGSQDVNDVLSAVDHAVEMGLADPSRITVLGGSHGGFLTTHLIGQAPNKFVAAAARNPVCNLASMVGITDIPDWCFFEAYGDRTHYTEAPSPEDMSRFHQMSPISHISKVKTPTLFLLGTVDLRVPISNGIQYVRALKEKGVEVKVLVFPNDNHPLDRPQTDYESFLNIAVWFNKYCKL, translated from the exons AATTAGACCAAACTAGTGAGGAAGAGTATGCAACACAGTCCAAGTTAATCAAAGAGTTTATAACTATTCCCAGCATTGACAAAGCTTGGATCTTTAACTCTGGTTCTG GTCCTCAGGCAATGGTTGCCATGAGTCAAGCAAACCTTTTGGCTAATAAGAGGAGGAAGTTTATGTTATCTGGACATATCTCAAAAGAGAGTAGTAACCTGTCTGTAAACTTTCACTGGGCGCCATTTCCTGTGGAGATGACCGGCGCATCTGCTTTTGTCCCCTCTCCTTCGGGTCTGAAGCTCCTTGTAGTCCGGAATCCTGATGATAAAGAATCTCCTACAAAGTTTGAGATATGGAGTTCTTCTCATCTAGAGAAGGAGTTTCATATTCCACAGAAAGTTCATGGCTCTGTATACGTTGATGGATG GTTTGAAGGAATCTCTTGGAACTCAGATGAGACTTGTGTTGCTTATGTTGCTGAGGAACCATCTCTTCCCAAACCTACATTTGACCATCTAGGCTATTACACGAAAGACAATGTTGGTTTGGACAAGGATATTGGAAGCTGGAAAGGTCAAGGAGATTGGGAAGAGGAATGGGGAGAAGCATATGCCGGAAAAAGGCAGCCTGCCCTGTTTGTTATCAATGTTGACAg CAGTGGAGAGGTCGAGCATATCAAAGGAGTTCCAAGATCGATAAGTGTTGGACAGGTTGTTTGGAGTCCAAGCAGTAAAGGCTCAGCTAAGTATTTAGTTTTTGCCGGATGGTTAGGAGATAAAAGAAAGTTTGGTATTAAGTACTGCTACAACAGACCATGTTCCATATACGCAATAAAGTTTAGAGACGCTTCGTCTGGATCGGATGAACCAAA AGATAATGCAAAGGAAGCATTCCCTATTCATAATTTGACCAAGAGCATAAGCAGCGGTTTTTCCCCACTGTTCAG CAAAGATGGCAAGTTTCTTCTGTTTTTATCCGCAAAGACCGCTGTTGATTCCGGGGCGCATTGGGGAACCGAGTCGCTTCATAAGATTAACTGGCCAAGTGATGGGAAACTTTCTGAGTTAGCTGATATTGTTGATCTG ATTCCAGTTGTGAATTGTCCTGATGATGGTTGTTTCCCTGGACTCTATGTTACTGGCCTGCTGAGTGATCCGTGGCTGTCAGATGGACATACTCTTATGTTGTCTTCCTACTGGCACAGTTGTAGGGTAATACTCAGCCTAAATATGCTAAG TGGTGAACTGTCACGTGCCAGCCCTAATGATTCAGATTGTTCATGGAGCGTTCTTGCGCTAGATGGTGATGATATTGTTGCCG TGTGTAGCAGTCCAGTGAGTGTTCCTGAAATTAAATATGGAAAGAAAGTTGTTGATCCAGCTGGGAGGCCTTCATGGCAGTGGTTAGATATCCAAAACCCAATATTTAAAAGCTCTGAGAAG GTCACGTCTGGGCTTTCATCTCTTGAGTTTAAAATTCTCAAAGTTCCAGTCAGTAATGTTTCTGAATGTCTTACCAAAG GGGCCAAAAAACCAATTGAAGCTATATATGTATCGTCTTCAAAGTCCAAGGAGAATGGGATATGTGATCCTTTAGTTGTTATTGTCCATGGAGGCCCTCATTCAGTCGCACCTTGCAGCTTCTCCAAGACTTTGGCATATCTCTCCTCAATTGGATACAGTCTGCTGATTGTAAATTACAG GGGTTCGTTGGGATTTGGGGAAGATGCTCTGCAGTCTCTACCTGGAAAAGTTGGATCACAAGACGTGAATGATGTGCTCTCGGCTGTAGACCACGCTGTTGAAATGGGACTTGCAGACCCGTCTAGAATAACCGTACTAGGTGGTTCTCATGGTGGGTTTCTCACCACACACTTGATTGGCCAG GCCCCGAATAAATTTGTGGCAGCAGCTGCAAGAAATCCTGTATGCAACCTTGCGTCAATGGTTGGGATTACGGATATACCTGATTGGTGTTTCTTTGAAGCCTATGGTGACCGTACTCACTATACAGAAGCCCCATCACCCGAAGATATGTCTCGGTTTCATCAAATGTCTCCTATATCACACATCTCAAAG GTGAAAACACCCACTTTGTTTCTCTTGGGAACTGTGGATCTCCGTGTTCCCATTTCAAACGGAATTCAA
- the LOC125603046 gene encoding acylamino-acid-releasing enzyme-like isoform X2, producing the protein MDSYGTDTVKELDQTSEEEYATQSKLIKEFITIPSIDKAWIFNSGSGPQAMVAMSQANLLANKRRKFMLSGHISKESSNLSVNFHWAPFPVEMTGASAFVPSPSGLKLLVVRNPDDKESPTKFEIWSSSHLEKEFHIPQKVHGSVYVDGWFEGISWNSDETCVAYVAEEPSLPKPTFDHLGYYTKDNVGLDKDIGSWKGQGDWEEEWGEAYAGKRQPALFVINVDSGEVEHIKGVPRSISVGQVVWSPSSKGSAKYLVFAGWLGDKRKFGIKYCYNRPCSIYAIKFRDASSGSDEPKDNAKEAFPIHNLTKSISSGFSPLFSKDGKFLLFLSAKTAVDSGAHWGTESLHKINWPSDGKLSELADIVDLIPVVNCPDDGCFPGLYVTGLLSDPWLSDGHTLMLSSYWHSCRVILSLNMLSGELSRASPNDSDCSWSVLALDGDDIVAVCSSPVSVPEIKYGKKVVDPAGRPSWQWLDIQNPIFKSSEKVTSGLSSLEFKILKVPVSNVSECLTKGAKKPIEAIYVSSSKSKENGICDPLVVIVHGGPHSVAPCSFSKTLAYLSSIGYSLLIVNYRGSLGFGEDALQSLPGKVGSQDVNDVLSAVDHAVEMGLADPSRITVLGGSHGGFLTTHLIGQAPNKFVAAAARNPVCNLASMVGITDIPDWCFFEAYGDRTHYTEAPSPEDMSRFHQMSPISHISKVKTPTLFLLGTVDLRVPISNGIQYVRALKEKGVEVKVLVFPNDNHPLDRPQTDYESFLNIAVWFNKYCKL; encoded by the exons AATTAGACCAAACTAGTGAGGAAGAGTATGCAACACAGTCCAAGTTAATCAAAGAGTTTATAACTATTCCCAGCATTGACAAAGCTTGGATCTTTAACTCTGGTTCTG GTCCTCAGGCAATGGTTGCCATGAGTCAAGCAAACCTTTTGGCTAATAAGAGGAGGAAGTTTATGTTATCTGGACATATCTCAAAAGAGAGTAGTAACCTGTCTGTAAACTTTCACTGGGCGCCATTTCCTGTGGAGATGACCGGCGCATCTGCTTTTGTCCCCTCTCCTTCGGGTCTGAAGCTCCTTGTAGTCCGGAATCCTGATGATAAAGAATCTCCTACAAAGTTTGAGATATGGAGTTCTTCTCATCTAGAGAAGGAGTTTCATATTCCACAGAAAGTTCATGGCTCTGTATACGTTGATGGATG GTTTGAAGGAATCTCTTGGAACTCAGATGAGACTTGTGTTGCTTATGTTGCTGAGGAACCATCTCTTCCCAAACCTACATTTGACCATCTAGGCTATTACACGAAAGACAATGTTGGTTTGGACAAGGATATTGGAAGCTGGAAAGGTCAAGGAGATTGGGAAGAGGAATGGGGAGAAGCATATGCCGGAAAAAGGCAGCCTGCCCTGTTTGTTATCAATGTTGACAg TGGAGAGGTCGAGCATATCAAAGGAGTTCCAAGATCGATAAGTGTTGGACAGGTTGTTTGGAGTCCAAGCAGTAAAGGCTCAGCTAAGTATTTAGTTTTTGCCGGATGGTTAGGAGATAAAAGAAAGTTTGGTATTAAGTACTGCTACAACAGACCATGTTCCATATACGCAATAAAGTTTAGAGACGCTTCGTCTGGATCGGATGAACCAAA AGATAATGCAAAGGAAGCATTCCCTATTCATAATTTGACCAAGAGCATAAGCAGCGGTTTTTCCCCACTGTTCAG CAAAGATGGCAAGTTTCTTCTGTTTTTATCCGCAAAGACCGCTGTTGATTCCGGGGCGCATTGGGGAACCGAGTCGCTTCATAAGATTAACTGGCCAAGTGATGGGAAACTTTCTGAGTTAGCTGATATTGTTGATCTG ATTCCAGTTGTGAATTGTCCTGATGATGGTTGTTTCCCTGGACTCTATGTTACTGGCCTGCTGAGTGATCCGTGGCTGTCAGATGGACATACTCTTATGTTGTCTTCCTACTGGCACAGTTGTAGGGTAATACTCAGCCTAAATATGCTAAG TGGTGAACTGTCACGTGCCAGCCCTAATGATTCAGATTGTTCATGGAGCGTTCTTGCGCTAGATGGTGATGATATTGTTGCCG TGTGTAGCAGTCCAGTGAGTGTTCCTGAAATTAAATATGGAAAGAAAGTTGTTGATCCAGCTGGGAGGCCTTCATGGCAGTGGTTAGATATCCAAAACCCAATATTTAAAAGCTCTGAGAAG GTCACGTCTGGGCTTTCATCTCTTGAGTTTAAAATTCTCAAAGTTCCAGTCAGTAATGTTTCTGAATGTCTTACCAAAG GGGCCAAAAAACCAATTGAAGCTATATATGTATCGTCTTCAAAGTCCAAGGAGAATGGGATATGTGATCCTTTAGTTGTTATTGTCCATGGAGGCCCTCATTCAGTCGCACCTTGCAGCTTCTCCAAGACTTTGGCATATCTCTCCTCAATTGGATACAGTCTGCTGATTGTAAATTACAG GGGTTCGTTGGGATTTGGGGAAGATGCTCTGCAGTCTCTACCTGGAAAAGTTGGATCACAAGACGTGAATGATGTGCTCTCGGCTGTAGACCACGCTGTTGAAATGGGACTTGCAGACCCGTCTAGAATAACCGTACTAGGTGGTTCTCATGGTGGGTTTCTCACCACACACTTGATTGGCCAG GCCCCGAATAAATTTGTGGCAGCAGCTGCAAGAAATCCTGTATGCAACCTTGCGTCAATGGTTGGGATTACGGATATACCTGATTGGTGTTTCTTTGAAGCCTATGGTGACCGTACTCACTATACAGAAGCCCCATCACCCGAAGATATGTCTCGGTTTCATCAAATGTCTCCTATATCACACATCTCAAAG GTGAAAACACCCACTTTGTTTCTCTTGGGAACTGTGGATCTCCGTGTTCCCATTTCAAACGGAATTCAA